The genomic region ttcttatataaaaaaggaaaaataaaaaataaacataagtTCGTTTTGaattatgtgtatacatatataacagcatataaatatatgtacacatatataaacagtTTCATAAATTATTCGATAGATTCCAATGGAACGATAAAAAATTcaccaaaaaaaataagaatatttttctttttagttttacttagtgtatgtacgtacatatataaggaATATATGTACGCGTGCAGAacgtacataaaaaaataaaatatggcataaaataatataataaattgtaatataatataataaaataaaatggaatataatagaataaaCAGCTCATCAAAATGTTAAACATATTACAGAAGgtttatataaaactaaTGCGTGCTTTTCTTAATTCAATAACAATAGCCACGCGTACTTCTGAATTACTTTATACCTTAATggacatattttttttttggcggAACTTGGATATCTGCAAAGAAAgtaggaaaataaaataagataaaatgacataacacaaaataacacaacataaaatatgataatataaaataaaataataaaataatgaagcaACATCTCCACAATACACACACAATTCcaaatataattcaaataCGTTACTATCATGCTGTCCAAAACATCGTTTCACGTTATAAATtacatgtaaaaatttataataaatatttctttattgttAATTACCACTATCGCAAatctttcttttaatttttcattttttgctATACAGTTATCTGGACTATATGGAGGTTTGATCCTAACCTCCCCATTTAAAactaatatatctttattattcCAAACGCAATCTGGGTGCCTATTAAAAAGCaccaaatatatatatatatatatatatatatatatatatatatatatgcatgtatatacatatgaaagCATGTGTGTAAATAcgtaaaaaagcaaaatggGATATTTAGTTTTATGTTACACTTTTTACAAAACTGATTACATAAACTATTGCATAAAtgcttatataaataattatacaaataataatataaatgattaaatttttttttttttattccgaGTAATTTGAATAAACAttaaactataaaaaattgtcCTCTAAAAAAGTAACATGTTcagtaaatgtaaataataggTACATTATAATTCACATCCCTtgtgaaaaatatttcttttttttttttttttttttttgttgatcTTACGTTTTCCATATAAAATCGAATAACTCTTGAGCTTCCTGTGTTACCCCAATACCAATGCGAGACttgtttttttcaaagtTGTCTAAAGCCTttctttcaattttttcaacAACACTTTTATCAATTGTGGGTAAAGTggtatatgaattttttaatcttCTTTTTGATTCAATATCTACAATTATATTTGTcctaattatataaaaatttgctgtgccatttttattatcttcttttataataatgaaatctGAACAAGGATCATAGCAATATAATTCTCCCTCAAATGTATGACCATCACaggtttttataattattgtatGACCAAAATACAAGGATGGATCAAAGCTATTTTTGACCATAGTACAATCTTATGaactgttcatatatattttatgatttttataAGATGGTTGCTCTTAACCATAGTACAATATTATAAActgttcataa from Plasmodium malariae genome assembly, chromosome: 11 harbors:
- the PmUG01_11051200 gene encoding lsm12, putative; its protein translation is MVKNSFDPSLYFGHTIIIKTCDGHTFEGELYCYDPCSDFIIIKEDNKNGTANFYIIRTNIIVDIESKRRLKNSYTTLPTIDKSVVEKIERKALDNFEKNKSRIGIGVTQEAQELFDFIWKTHPDCVWNNKDILVLNGEVRIKPPYSPDNCIAKNEKLKERFAIVISKFRQKKNMSIKV